DNA sequence from the Actinomycetes bacterium genome:
CGCAGGGCCTTGATGGTGCGCCCGCCCCGCCCGATCAGCTTGCCGACGTCGGCGGGGGCGGCGCGCACCTCGTAGGTGACCCCGCGGCTGCCCCGCAACTCCTCGACGGTGACCCGCTCGGGGTCGTCGACGAGGGCGCGGGCGAGATAGGCGACGACGTCGCGCATCGGGCTAGTGGCCCCCCTCCGGACGCCTGCCCGGCCGGCGCCTCGCCGGACCGGTCGACGCCTCGCCGGACCCGGCCGGCGCCTCGCCGGCATGGACGTCGCCGCAGCCTGGACGCCACGGGAGCGCGGCAGCCTGGACGCCACGGGAGCCCGGCGCCGGCCGGGCAGCCCTCGCCTGGGTCGCCCCTGGACGTTCCAGGGTCGGCACGCCCAGGGGCGGCCGGGCAGCCCTCGCCGGGGTCGCCATCAGGAGCGCTTCTTGGGCCCGGCCGTGGCCGCGTACCGCTTGGCCCGCAGCGCCTTGGCGGCTGCCTTCTTCTCGGCGATGCCCTCGACCCCGGCGACGGCGAGGAGGTTGGCGACCGCCTCGGTGGGCTGGGCGCCCTTGGCGATCCAGGCGCGCGCCTTGTCGGTGTCGATCTGGATGCTGGACGGCTCGGTGGCGGGGTTGTAGGTGCCGATGTTCTCGATGAAGCGGCCGTCGCGGGGGCTGCGCGAGTCGGCGACGACGACGCGGTAGGTCGGCGCCTTCTTCATGCCCATGCGCATGAGGCGGATCTTCACGGCCATGCTGGGATGTGCTCCTTCTCGGGGTGGCCCGCCCGTCCCGGTGGGTCTGCCGTTCCCCGTTCGTCTGCCTGGTGGCGTCCGGGACCATCCCACATCCGGCACACGGCGGTCGACGTGGGACGACAGCCGCAGAGTGTAGTGCCAACCGCGCCCGTCGTGCAGGAGCGCGGACATCTCAGCGGCCGAGGCCCATCTTGCGCAGCCGCTTGGGGCTCATGGCGGCGAGCTGCTTCATCATCTTGCGGGCCTCGTCGAACTGCTTGACCAGCGCGTTGACCTGCTGGGTGGTGGTGCCCGAGCCGCGCGCGATGCGGGCCCGCCTGGACCCGTTGAGGATCTTGGGGTTGGCGCGCTCGCGCGGGGTCATGGAGCGGATGATCGCCTCCACCCTGGCCAGGTCGCGGTCGTCGACCTCGACCCCCTTGAGCTGCTGGCTCATGCCGGGCAGCATGCCGAGGACCTGGTTGAGAGGGCCCATGCGCTTGACCTGCTGGAGCTGGTCGAGGAAGTCCTCGAGGGTGAAGCTGGCCTGGCGGAGCTTGCGCTCCATGTCCTCGGCCTGCTGGCGGTCGACCAGCTCCTCGGCCCGCTCGATGAGGGTGAGCACGTCGCCCATGCCGAGGATGCGGCCGGCGAGCCGGTCGGGGTGGAAGGCGTCGAAGTCGCCGAGCTTCTCCCCGGTGGTGGCGAACTTGATGGGACGGCCGGTGACCGTGCGGATGGAGAGCGCGGCGCCGCCACGGGCGTCGCCGTCGAGCTTGGAGAGGACGACGCCGGTGACGTCGACGCCCTCCTGGAACGCGACGGCCGTCTGCACCGCGTCCTGGCCGGTCATCGCGTCGACGACGAGCAGGACCTCGGTGGGCGCGACGGCGTCCTTGATGGCGGCGGCCTGGGCCATCATCTCGGTGTCGATGGAGAGCCGGCCGGCGGTGTCGACGATGACGACGTCGCGGCCGGCCCTTTCGGCCTCGGCGCGGGCGCCCAGGGCGACCGCGACCGGGTCGGCCGATCCTCCGACCCCACCCGCCACCCCGCCGGGCCCGGAGCCGTCCTCGGGCGCGTACACGGGCACCTTGGCCTGCTCGCCGAGCACCCGGAGCTGCTTGACCGCGGCGGGGCGCTGCAGGTCGCAGGCGACCAGCAGTGGCTTGCGGCCCTTGCCCGCGAGCCAGCGGGCGAGCTTGGCCGCCGTTGTGGTCTTGCCCGAGCCCTGGAGCCCGGCGAGCAGCACCACCGTGGGGGGCCTGGGGGCGAAGGTGAGCGGCTCGTTGCGCCCGCCGAGGGTGGTGACGAGCTCCTCGTGGACGATCTTTATGACCTGCTGGGCCGGGGTGAGGCTGCGCGTGACCTCCTCGCCGACGGCCCGGGCGCGCACGCGGCCGATGAAGTCCTTGACGACCTTGAAGTTGACGTCTGCCTCGAGCAGGGCGAGGCGCACCTCACGCAGGGCGGCGTCGACCTGCGCCTCCGAGAGCCGCCCGTGGCCCCGGAGCTTGGAGAAGACGTCCTGCAGGCGGTCGGAGAGGGTGTCGAACACGGGTGTGCATCCTTTTCCATGGAAGGGCTGATCGACGACGTCGACAAGCATAGTGGGCCTTGCGCCGATCATGGTTGCACCATCCCCAAGCGGGGCTGCGGGGGAGGGCGGGCGGCGGGGATGGTGGTAGCGTTTCGCGGGCGCATCCCAGCGGTGGCCGGGACGGGCGGGACCGCAAGGCCTGCCAGGAGACGGGCGGGACCGCAAGGCCCGCCAGGATCGGTCGGGGGACGCGAGTCGGTGGAGGGGCGGATGGCGGACACGCCAGGAAGGGTCTCGGCGTCGGCCAAGCGGGCTGCGGCGCTGGTGGTCGGCCGCTGGGTCGGGATCGGGGTCGTCTCGGCGCTCCTCCTCGTCCAACTCGCCCGCGAGCGGAGCCCGCTGCTGCTGCTGGCGATGCTCAGTGCCGTGCCGGTGCTCGGCGCCAACCTGGTCCAGCAGCGGGCGCTGGCCGCCGGGCGGACCGGGACTGTGCGCCGCCTGGGCTGGGTCCTGCTCGCGCTGGACGGGCTGTTCGTGCTGCTGGCCGTCCTGGGAATGAGCCGGCAGCCGGTCGGCGGCTACTTCATGCTCGGCTGGCTGCCGATCGAGGGGGCGCTTGCCGCGGGCGGGCCCGCGGCGGTGGCGGGTGGCGCGTTCGCGGTAGCTGCGGTGCTGGCCGAGACCGCCATGCGGCGGAGCGGACTGCCCGTGCCGTCGGCCTACGACGGCTCGCTGGTGCGCGTCCTCAACCTGGTCGCGATCACCGCGGTCATGATCGCGGTGGAGCGGGCGCTCGGCCGCGGTGAGCAGGCGATGACCCAGCAAACCACCCAGCTGGCGGCCGCCGTGGAGCGGGAACGGGAGGCGCGCCTGGAGCAGCAGGCGTTTTCCACGATCGTCCTGGCCGGGGTGGCCGACAAGGGCAGCCTCGACGAGGTGCTGCGCTCGATGACCGACGCGATCGCCAGGACCATGGACTACGAGGCGATGGCGGTCTTCCTGCTCGACCGGCCCGGGCTGCTGCGCTGCAGCTCGTCGCTCGGGGACTGGCCGGGGCAGGTTGGCGCGGCGATCGTGGTGACCGGCCCGGGCACCATCGTCGGCCAGGTCGCCCAACTGGGTCGGCCGATCCTGCTCGGCGACCCGGCCGAGCACCCCGACTACTTCGCGGTGGTCCCCGGTCCGCGGTCAGAGATCTGCGTGCCGCTACGCATCGGCGAGCGGGTCATCGGGGTGGTCAACGTCGAGTCGTCCACCCCCCACCGGTACGACCATGCCGACCTCGACCGGCTCCAGCGGCTCGCCGACCAGCTCGCAGTGGTCCTGGAGCGCGCGCGGCTGGCCGACCGGGAGGCGGCCACCCTCGCCCGCCTCCACGAGCTGGACCGGCTGAAGGACGACTTCGTCGCCATGACCTCGCACGAGCTGCGCACGCCGCTGACGGTGATCCACGGCTTCGCCCGCACGCTGCTCCGGCCCGACCTGGAGCTCGACGCGCGTGAGCGGCGCAGGTTCACCGAGGTGATCGACCGGCAGACCGCACGCCTGAGCCGGCTGGTCGAGGACCTGCTGGCCGCGTCCCGGATGGAGGCGGGCAAGCTCGACATCGTCATGGGCGAGCACGACCCGGCCAAGCTCCTGACCGAGTACGCCGAGGAGTGGCCGACCGAGCCCTCCCGGGTGGAGCTGGACCTGACCGACGACCTGCCGATCGTGGTCACCGACCCCGACCGGCTGGCCCAGGTGGTGCGCAACCTGGTCGACAACGGGCTCCGCTACGGCGGCGGCAGCCCGGTCTGGGTGACCGCGCGGCGGGACGGCTCCGACCTGGTGATCGAGGTGTGCGACCAGGGCCCGGGGATCCCGGGGGCGGAGCTGGCCCACGTGTTCGAACGCTTCCGGCAGGTCGGTGCCTCGCCCGGCCACCGCGCCGGCATGGGGCTCGGCCTGTGGATCACCCGCCAGCTCGTGACCGCCCTGGGCGGCTCGATCCAGGTCGAGTCGGCGCCCGACCGAGGCGCCACCTTCGTGGTGCGCCTGCCGGGCCGGCAGCCGGAGCCGGCCCGGTCGCGGCCCAGGCCCGCGCCGGCCCGCCCGGCCCAGCCCGCGCCGCCGGCATCCCGGGCCGGCTGAGGCCCCGAGCTCAGGGCCGGGTGCCGGCCAGGCCGCCGGCGGGGGTGCCAGGCGGGGCGAGCCGGCGCGGGCGGACGGCTTCCAGCCTGAGCGTGAAGCAGGAGCCGGCCGGCACGTTGGGCTCGTACCGGAGGGTGGCGCCGTTGGCCTCGGCCAGGCGCTCGGCGATGAACAGGCCCAGGCCGGTCCCCTTCACGGTGGCCGCCGGACCGGTGGCGACGCGCGCGAAGCGGTCGAACAGCCTCGGGACGAACTCGGGGGGCACCCCCTCGCCGTGGTCGCGCACCCGCAGCTCGACCCAGCCGTCGCCGGTCTCCCTGGCGTCGGCCTGGACCGGGGGCCGCCCGTGCTCGGCCGCGTTGGCGAGGAGGTTGACAAGGATCTGCTGCAGGTGGGCAGGGTCGGCCAGGGCGGCGACCCGGGTGGTGGGACGGGCTGTGGCCCCGGCGAGCTGCGGCACCGCGCGGAGGGCCTGGTCGACCGCCAGGTCGAGCAGGACGGGCACTCGACGGGCCTGCACGGCGCCGGCGTCCAGGCGGTACATGGCCAGGATGTCATCGACCAGCTCGCCGAGGCGGCGCGCCTGCACGTGGATCCGGTCGACCCAGTCGAGCTTGAGCTCGTCGGGGATCGCCTCCCACTCGTCGATCGCCATCTCGGCGTACCCGACGATCGACGTCAGGGGCTGCCCGACGTCACGGGAGAGCACCGCCATGAGGTCGGCGTCGCGCTGGCTGCGCGCGCCCAGCTCCTGGTTGGCGCGCTCGAGCTCGTCGGCGCAGACGGCCGGCGCGGCATCACGGCGCGGGTCGACGGGGCGCGCGGGGGTGCCGGGCACGGCATCACGGTGCGGGTCGACGGGGCGCGCGCTCGCGCGCCGGTGCTTGGACACATCTGTCGTATCGGCGGGACCGGGGTGGGGTTGACCCGGTGGCGCCGCCCACGGCCTGGCCCCCCTCGACCGCGGCCAGGCCGTCGATGGCCCGAGCCTGGGTCAGGGCTCCTCGGCCAGGAGAGCGTCGACGAAGGCCTCGGGGTCGAAGGGTGCCAGGTCGTGGGCGCCCTCACCCAGGCCGACGAGCTTGACCGGGATGCCGAGCTCGCGCTGGACCGCGACGACGATCCCGCCCTTGGCGGTGCCGTCCAGCTTGGTGAGCACGACCCCGGTCACCCCGACGGCCTCGGCGAACTGCCTCGCCTGGGCGAGGCCGTTCTGGCCGGTGGTGGCGTCGAGCACGAGCAGGACCTCGCGGACGTTGCCGCCGTCGCGGTCCAGGACCCGGCGCATCTTCTTGAGCTCCTCCATCAGGTTGGTCTTGGTGTGGAGGCGCCCGGCGGTGTCGACCAGGAGCACGTCGGCCTTCCTGGCCCGGGCCGAGGCCAGGCCGTCGAAGGCGACCGCGGTCGGGTCGGCGCCCTGCTGGTGGCCGACGACCGGGGCGCCGACGCGGTCGCCCCAGAGGGCGAGCTGCTCGGTGGCTGCCGCGCGGAAGGTGTCGGCCGCGGCCAGGACCGGCTGCTTGCCCTCCTCGGACAGGGCCAGGGCGAGCTTGCCGCAGGTGGTGGTCTTGCCGGTGCCGTTCACGCCGACGACCAGCACGATCCCTGGCCGCTCGCTCTCCTCGAGCAGGTCGAGGGCGAGGGTGCGGTCGGCGGTGCCGACCGCGTCGAGCAGCTCGGTCCGGAGCAGGGCACGCAGCTCCGGGCCGGCGGCCCTGGCCGCCTTGGCCCGCGCCCGCAGCCGCTGGACGAGCTCGGCGGTGGTGGCCACGCCTACGTCGGCGCCGATCAGCGCCTCCTCGAGCTCCTCCCAGGCCTCCTCGTCGTCGGCCCCCCGGGCGATCAGGCCCGACAGGCCCCGGGAGAACGCGGTGCGGGACCGGCCCAGCCGCTCGCGGAACCGCCGCCTGGGGGCGATCTCCTCCAGCTCGGGGGCTTCTGGCCGGGTCGCCTGGTCGACCGCAGTAACGGCGGGCCGGTCCTCGGGCAGGATGACGTCGGTGACCGAGCGTGTCGGGGGTGGGGGTGACCCGGCGTCGTCGCCGACGCCCGGCTCGCGGTCGAGTACCCGGGTGCCACCACCGGGATCGTGCCGGCGACGACGCCCTGCGACCAGCGGCACCACGGCGACCAGGGCCACCACGAGGATCACCGCGGCAGCGACGAGCACAGCCTCCACTACCTCACCTCCACCGGGGCGACGGCGTCCCCGGTTCCCACCGTCGGGGTTCCCCCGCCGCCCAGGTTGCCACCATTTCGCCCAGGCTGGGAGGCACCGGTCGGGTCCGGCTCGTCGTCGAGCACGATGGCGTCCGCCTCCGGCTCGGCCACCCGTGGCCCGGCGGGGGGCGGGCGCTGACCGGCCGGGCGGGCAGGGGCCGGTCGGCGGGCCGGGCGGGCAGGGGCCGGACGCGCGCCGGCCGGCCAGCGCGCGTCCTCGCGCGACCCGGCCGGCCAGCGCGTGTCCTCCCGCAGCCGCTGGCTGACCACCTTGCTGACCCCGCCGTCCTGCATCGACACCCCGTAGAGGGCGTCGGCCGCCTCCATCGTGCGTCGCTGGTGCGAGACGACCAGGAGCTGGGCGTGCTCGCGTGTGTCGTCGAGCAGGTCGAGGAAGCGCTGCAGGTTCACGTCGTCGAGCGCCGCCTCGACCTCGTCGAGGACGTAGAAGGGGCTCGGGCGGGCCCGGAAGATCGCGAAGCAGAAGGCGAGCGCGACCAGGCTGCGCTCGCCGCCGGAGAGCAGCGACAGCCGGCGCACCCGCTTGCCCGGCGGCCGCGCCTCGACCTCGACGCCGGAGTTCAGCAGGTCCTCAGGGTCGGTGAGCACGAGCCGACCCTCGCCACCGGGGAACAGCAGGGCGAAGGTGCGCTCGAACTCGCGGGCGACGTCGGCGAACGCCTCGGCGAAGACCTCGCGGACCCGCTCGTCGACTGCCTTGACGACCTTGAGCAGGTCGCGCCGGCTCTCCTTGAGGTCCTGGAGCTGGCCGGACAGGAACGCGTAGCGCTCCTCCATGGCGTTGAACTCCTCGAGGGCGAGCGGGTTGACCCGGCCGAGCAGGGTGAGGCGCCGCTCCAGGGCGGTGGCGACGCGGCGCAGCTCGGCGTCGGGCAGCCGGCGCGGGTCGCCCTCGGGCAGGCTGTCCGAGGCCAGCCCGTGCTCGTCGGGCAGGTACTCCCGCAGGGCGTCCTCTGGGTCGACGGCGTACTCCTCGACCAGCCGCCTGGCCAGATCCTCGGCGCGCAGCCGGGCCTCCACCCGGGCCGAGTCGCCTGCCCGGGTGGCGGCCTGGTGGTCGTCGAGGGCGGCGCGGGCGGAGCGCAGCCGGGCCTGGGCCTCGCCGAGCTCGGCGCGGGCGCGGCGGACCACCTCGACCAGGCGGTCCCGCTCGGCGGTGGCGGCGGCCAGCGACCCCTCGAGCCGGCCCAGCACGGTCCCGGCCAGCCGGGCCGCCTCGGCGGCGCGGCCGGCGCCGGCCAGGCGCTGGGCCTGGGCGCGGGCGCGGCGCTCGGCCGCCTCGGCCTCGGCCGCCGCCTGGGCGCGCAGGGCCCGCTCGCGGTCGGCCAGCAGGCGGCGGCGCTCGCCCACCGCGGCGGCGGCCACCCGGGCAGTGGTGGCGGCCTGCTGGGCCTGCTCGATCGCGTCGGCCAGGGGCTCGCGGGCGGCCGGGTCGGGCGCTGGGGCGCCCTGGCGCTCGGCCTTCAGGGCGGCGAGCCGGGCCTCGGCGCCAGCCAGCCGGCCGGCGGCGCCGCCCGCTCCCGCGGCCAGCTCGCCGAGCCGGGCGGCGACCGCGGCCGCCTCGCGCTCGAGCCGGTGGAGCTCCTTGTCCACCAGGGCGAGGCGCTCGGTGACGCCGGAGACGCGTGCGTCGGAGTCCCGGATGGCCGCGGCCGCCGCGTCGACGTCGGCCTCGAGCGGCTCGAGGGCGCGCTCTGCCGCGCGCAGCCCGG
Encoded proteins:
- a CDS encoding KH domain-containing protein — translated: MRDVVAYLARALVDDPERVTVEELRGSRGVTYEVRAAPADVGKLIGRGGRTIKALRRLVRAVAPLPGALGAGVQASRVEVEVLAEGE
- a CDS encoding GAF domain-containing sensor histidine kinase, with the translated sequence MADTPGRVSASAKRAAALVVGRWVGIGVVSALLLVQLARERSPLLLLAMLSAVPVLGANLVQQRALAAGRTGTVRRLGWVLLALDGLFVLLAVLGMSRQPVGGYFMLGWLPIEGALAAGGPAAVAGGAFAVAAVLAETAMRRSGLPVPSAYDGSLVRVLNLVAITAVMIAVERALGRGEQAMTQQTTQLAAAVEREREARLEQQAFSTIVLAGVADKGSLDEVLRSMTDAIARTMDYEAMAVFLLDRPGLLRCSSSLGDWPGQVGAAIVVTGPGTIVGQVAQLGRPILLGDPAEHPDYFAVVPGPRSEICVPLRIGERVIGVVNVESSTPHRYDHADLDRLQRLADQLAVVLERARLADREAATLARLHELDRLKDDFVAMTSHELRTPLTVIHGFARTLLRPDLELDARERRRFTEVIDRQTARLSRLVEDLLAASRMEAGKLDIVMGEHDPAKLLTEYAEEWPTEPSRVELDLTDDLPIVVTDPDRLAQVVRNLVDNGLRYGGGSPVWVTARRDGSDLVIEVCDQGPGIPGAELAHVFERFRQVGASPGHRAGMGLGLWITRQLVTALGGSIQVESAPDRGATFVVRLPGRQPEPARSRPRPAPARPAQPAPPASRAG
- the ftsY gene encoding signal recognition particle-docking protein FtsY gives rise to the protein MEAVLVAAAVILVVALVAVVPLVAGRRRRHDPGGGTRVLDREPGVGDDAGSPPPPTRSVTDVILPEDRPAVTAVDQATRPEAPELEEIAPRRRFRERLGRSRTAFSRGLSGLIARGADDEEAWEELEEALIGADVGVATTAELVQRLRARAKAARAAGPELRALLRTELLDAVGTADRTLALDLLEESERPGIVLVVGVNGTGKTTTCGKLALALSEEGKQPVLAAADTFRAAATEQLALWGDRVGAPVVGHQQGADPTAVAFDGLASARARKADVLLVDTAGRLHTKTNLMEELKKMRRVLDRDGGNVREVLLVLDATTGQNGLAQARQFAEAVGVTGVVLTKLDGTAKGGIVVAVQRELGIPVKLVGLGEGAHDLAPFDPEAFVDALLAEEP
- a CDS encoding HAMP domain-containing sensor histidine kinase, with protein sequence MPGTPARPVDPRRDAAPAVCADELERANQELGARSQRDADLMAVLSRDVGQPLTSIVGYAEMAIDEWEAIPDELKLDWVDRIHVQARRLGELVDDILAMYRLDAGAVQARRVPVLLDLAVDQALRAVPQLAGATARPTTRVAALADPAHLQQILVNLLANAAEHGRPPVQADARETGDGWVELRVRDHGEGVPPEFVPRLFDRFARVATGPAATVKGTGLGLFIAERLAEANGATLRYEPNVPAGSCFTLRLEAVRPRRLAPPGTPAGGLAGTRP